From the genome of Papaver somniferum cultivar HN1 chromosome 2, ASM357369v1, whole genome shotgun sequence, one region includes:
- the LOC113351824 gene encoding uncharacterized protein LOC113351824, with the protein MVATSLDQYDVVMKNYQDAKSNLESLLKLGATIMHGVDATKMKLYPDLQRRKFDRIIYNFPHAGFHRKENQVHLIKMHKALVQGFFRNASHMLRPSGEVHISHKTAPLYDGWNLEDLAWKHNLALVGRVEFRKEDYPGYKNKRGSGPRCNEPLPLGKFSTFKFQFKKTDLDYIHTAPYQIQITQQDVQNPPPFEPSHISALPQNQAVRPHAHNPTLLHVYNPPRLQVQQMPSQPQYRVLFDVGCPLAKVNRPSNSRYFDSPYAPKVSDKCYWIFYEYFADTEKMFGRTGYHVGRVVHETLRTGFDRCMIEAKERNLTGYIMHLEELHHYSVSRSEWLHRMLYYLDKQQKMLRLSSVKFFVWEGSSLILCSICCIFHPYAIVLYTALSESVKSIDFSLVMRLANSIRSSVRRLLRTGLFLHYPPRAPFIVNALNTSSTITVTYHGVCQSRPAIGLIPHGDEKLKKKEKSKRNYGKLIIKRTVEKQRKDRVGVFHECIKYVQDNLEKIKECYSDQFAFEDEEFIKFIVIDGLFLLEFLQIISAKADDRHLYQMV; encoded by the exons ATGGTGGCTACATCACTTGATCAGTATG ATGTGGTGATGAAGAATTACCAGGACGCAAAATCAAATTTGGAGAGTTTACTAAAACTTGGAGCAACAATTATGCATGGTGTGGATGCCACCAAAATGAAACTTTATCCCGACTTACAAAGGCGGAAATTTGATCGAATTATTTATAACTTTCCACATGCCGGATTCCATAGAAAGGAAAATCAAGTTCACCTGATCAA GATGCACAAAGCTTTAGTGCAGGGTTTTTTCAGGAATGCAAGCCATATGCTTAGACCCTCTGGTGAAGTTCACATTAGCCACAAGACAGCACCACTATATGATGGCTGGAACCTTGAAGATCTTGCTTGGAAACACAATCTGGCATTAGTTGGGAGAGTTGAATTCAGAAAAGAAGACTATCCAGGTTACAAGAACAAGAGAGGATCTGGGCCAAGATGTAATGAGCCATTGCCTTTAGGAAAATTCAGTACTTTCAAGTTTCAATTTAAGAAGACTGATCTTGATTATATTCACACTGCACCATACCAGATTCAAATAACACAACAAGATGTTCAAAACCCACCTCCATTTGAGCCTAGTCATATTTCTGCACTTCCCCAAAATCAAGCGGTCCGACCACATGCTCATAATCCTACTCTACTTCATGTTTATAATCCTCCTAGGCTCCAAGTTCAGCAAATGCCATCTCAACCTCAATACCGAGTTCTATTTGATGTTGGTTGTCCTCTTGCGAAAGTGAATAGGCCAAGTAACTCTAGGTATTTTGATTCACCATATGCTCCGAAGGTTTCTGATAAATGTTATTGGATCTTTTATGAGTATTTTGCAGACACCGAGAAAATGTTCGGGAGAACAGGCTACCATGTTGGCCGGGTTGTTCACGAAACTCTGAGAACTGGATTCGATAGATGCATGATAGAAGCCAAAGAAAGAAATCTTACTGGTTATATAATGCATCTTGAAGAACTTCATCATTACAGTGTTTCAAGATCAGAGTGGTTGCATAGAATGTTGTATTATCTTGATAAGCAGCAGAAGATG TTGAGGCTGAGTTCTGTGAAGTTTTTTGTCTGGGAAGGAAGTTCCCTGATTTTGTGCAGTATCTGTTGCATTTTCCATCCATACGCGATTGTGCTTTATACTGCTTTGTCTGAGTCTGTGAAGTCCATT GATTTTTCTCTTGTGATGCGTCTTGCTAATAGTATAAGAAGTTCTGTCAGACGCCTTTTAAGAACGGGTTTATTTCTGCACTATCCACCACGTGCACCT TTCATTGTCAATGCTCTAAATACATCTAGTACTATAACTGTAACTTATCATGGAGTCTGTCAGTCGCGACCTG CTATAGGTCTGATACCTCATGGTGAtgagaaattgaagaaaaaagaaaaaagtaaaagaaattaTGGAAAGTTGATTATTAAGAGAACAGTTGAGAAGCAAAGGAAAGACAGAGTTGGGGTGTTTCATGAGTGTATCAAATACGTTCAAGATAATCTGGAGAAGATTAAAGAATGTTATTCAGATCAGTTTGCTTTTGAAGATGAAGAGTTTATAAAATTTATTGTCATTGATGgattgttcttgttggaattcttGCAAATAATTTCAGCCAAAGCAGATGATCGTCATTTATACCAAATGGTGTAG